One region of Brachyhypopomus gauderio isolate BG-103 chromosome 9, BGAUD_0.2, whole genome shotgun sequence genomic DNA includes:
- the chst14 gene encoding carbohydrate sulfotransferase 14, producing the protein MLPRKQDCVLKRETSPRSGSRSNFTPRAPTPPARRHSAVLPSVLTFAVIVASGGLLLMIEKGMLNNMETPMPQANGKKLDYRISRQDPVVDVEAEILREIRNRTIRAVCRQKSMPHSVWSLSPSQRKTLLQHILVNDEYRFLYCYVPKVACSNWKRVLKVLSGTLANVDVKVKMDHHSDLVFLADLSPEEARHRLQHYFKFMFVREPMERLLSAYRNKFGEIKAYQHKYGAEIVRRYRKGYAKDAKVAGDDVTFTEFVRYLLDENPERMNEHWMPVYNLCQPCAVGFDFIGSYERLESDAAHVLERVGAPQNVRFPERQTWYKPVTKETLHYYLCSVPQKLLWELLPKYILDFTLFSYSLPNVTTEYCRH; encoded by the exons ATGCTGCCTCGCAAGCAGGACTGCGTGCTGAAGAGAGAAACCTCGCCGAGGAGCGGCTCGCGGAGCAACTTCACACCGCGCGCGCCAACTCCTCCTGCGCGTCGCCACTCCGCCGTTCTCCCGTCGGTGCTGACGTTTGCAGTGATCGTGGCATCCGGAGGCCTCTTGTTGATGATCGAGAAGGGAATGCTAAATAACATGGAAACGCCGATGCCACAAGCCAACGGCAAGAAATTAGACTATCGGATCAGCCGTCAGGACCCAGTTGTGGACGTGGAAGCCGAG ATTTTGAGGGAGATTCGTAACCGCACCATCAGGGCGGTGTGTCGACAGAAGAGCATGCCGCACAGCGTGTGGTCCCTCAGCCCGTCGCAGAGAAAGACACTCCTGCAGCACATCCTGGTGAACGACGAGTATCGTTTCCTGTACTGCTACGTGCCAAAGGTGGCGTGCTCCAACTGGAAGCGAGTCTTGAAGGTGCTGAGCGGCACGCTGGCAAACGTCGACGTTAAGGTTAAGATGGACCACCACTCCGACCTGGTCTTCCTGGCCGACCTCTCGCCAGAGGAGGCCCGGCATCGGCTTCAACACTACTTCAAGTTCATGTTCGTGCGTGAACCGATGGAGCGCCTGCTTTCTGCGTATCGCAACAAGTTCGGAGAGATCAAGGCATACCAGCACAAATACGGCGCGGAGATCGTGAGGAGGTACCGGAAGGGATATGCGAAGGACGCGAAAGTAGCCGGGGACGACGTGACCTTCACGGAATTTGTGCGCTACCTTTTGGACGAGAATCCGGAGCGTATGAACGAACACTGGATGCCCGTGTACAACCTGTGCCAGCCGTGTGCGGTGGGTTTCGACTTCATCGGCTCGTACGAGAGGCTGGAGAGCGACGCGGCTCACGTGCTAGAGCGCGTGGGCGCGCCACAAAACGTGCGATTCCCCGAGCGGCAGACGTGGTACAAGCCAGTCACCAAGGAAACGCTGCATTACTACCTATGCAGTGTGCCTCAGAAGTTGCTTTGGGAACTTCTGCCCAAGTACATTTTGGACTTTACTCTCTTCAGCTACTCACTGCCCAACGTGACCACTGAGTACTGCAGACACTAG